The following proteins are encoded in a genomic region of Corylus avellana chromosome ca4, CavTom2PMs-1.0:
- the LOC132179794 gene encoding carbonic anhydrase 2-like isoform X1 — MAGTFRKCLMLCCTSKVSQKEDMATESYEEAIAKLTNLLSDKADLEGIAAAKIKQITAELEATDSMPSDPVERIKSGFLHFKKQNFEQNPVLYGELAKTQKPKFMVFACSDSRVCPSHILNFQPGEAFMVRNIANMVPPYDKNKYSGAGAAIEYAVLHLKVENILVIGHSCCGGIKGLMNIPDDGTTASEFIEQWVQICSPAKAKIKTDHSELSFTEQCTNCEKEAVNVSLGNLLTYPFVKDAVGKKTLALKGAHYDFVNGTFKLWDLESKISLFLSE, encoded by the exons ATGGCTGGAACATTTAGGAAGTGCCTGATGCTATGCTGTACAAGCAAGGTTTCG CAGAAAGAAGACATGGCGACGGAGTCATACGAGGAGGCCATTGCAAAACTCACGAACCTTCTCAG TGACAAAGCTGACCTCGAGGGCATCGCCGCCGCAAAGATCAAACAGATAACGGCCGAGTTGGAGGCGACCGATTCGATGCCGTCAGATCCGGTCGAGAGGATCAAAAGCGGGTTCCTCCACTTCAAGAAACAGAATTTCGA ACAGAATCCTGTACTGTACGGTGAACTTGCCAAAACACAGAAGCCCAAG TTTATGGTATTTGCATGCTCAGACTCCCGTGTTTGCCCCTCCCATATCCTGAATTTCCAACCGGGGGAAGCCTTTATGGTACGAAACATTGCCAATATGGTCCCGCCATACGACAAG AACAAATACTCAGGCGCGGGAGCGGCCATTGAATATGCAGTTTTGCATCTGAAG gtggaaaatattttggtaattGGACACAGCTGTTGTGGTGGTATAAAGGGACTCATGAATATCCCGGACGATGGGACCACGGCCAG TGAATTCATTGAGCAATGGGTCCAAATCTGCTCGCCTGCAAAGGCCAAGATCAAGACAGATCACAGTGAGTTGAGCTTCACGGAGCAGTGCACCAACTGCGAGAAG GAGGCTGTGAATGTGTCACTGGGAAACTTACTGACGTATCCGTTTGTGAAAGATGCTGTGGGGAAGAAAACATTAGCTCTCAAGGGTGCACATTACGATTTTGTCAATGGAACGTTTAAGCTCTGGGATCTTGAGTCCAAAATTTCACTCTTTTTGTCGGAATGA
- the LOC132179794 gene encoding carbonic anhydrase 2-like isoform X2: MAGTFRKCLMLCCTSKVSKEDMATESYEEAIAKLTNLLSDKADLEGIAAAKIKQITAELEATDSMPSDPVERIKSGFLHFKKQNFEQNPVLYGELAKTQKPKFMVFACSDSRVCPSHILNFQPGEAFMVRNIANMVPPYDKNKYSGAGAAIEYAVLHLKVENILVIGHSCCGGIKGLMNIPDDGTTASEFIEQWVQICSPAKAKIKTDHSELSFTEQCTNCEKEAVNVSLGNLLTYPFVKDAVGKKTLALKGAHYDFVNGTFKLWDLESKISLFLSE; this comes from the exons ATGGCTGGAACATTTAGGAAGTGCCTGATGCTATGCTGTACAAGCAAGGTTTCG AAAGAAGACATGGCGACGGAGTCATACGAGGAGGCCATTGCAAAACTCACGAACCTTCTCAG TGACAAAGCTGACCTCGAGGGCATCGCCGCCGCAAAGATCAAACAGATAACGGCCGAGTTGGAGGCGACCGATTCGATGCCGTCAGATCCGGTCGAGAGGATCAAAAGCGGGTTCCTCCACTTCAAGAAACAGAATTTCGA ACAGAATCCTGTACTGTACGGTGAACTTGCCAAAACACAGAAGCCCAAG TTTATGGTATTTGCATGCTCAGACTCCCGTGTTTGCCCCTCCCATATCCTGAATTTCCAACCGGGGGAAGCCTTTATGGTACGAAACATTGCCAATATGGTCCCGCCATACGACAAG AACAAATACTCAGGCGCGGGAGCGGCCATTGAATATGCAGTTTTGCATCTGAAG gtggaaaatattttggtaattGGACACAGCTGTTGTGGTGGTATAAAGGGACTCATGAATATCCCGGACGATGGGACCACGGCCAG TGAATTCATTGAGCAATGGGTCCAAATCTGCTCGCCTGCAAAGGCCAAGATCAAGACAGATCACAGTGAGTTGAGCTTCACGGAGCAGTGCACCAACTGCGAGAAG GAGGCTGTGAATGTGTCACTGGGAAACTTACTGACGTATCCGTTTGTGAAAGATGCTGTGGGGAAGAAAACATTAGCTCTCAAGGGTGCACATTACGATTTTGTCAATGGAACGTTTAAGCTCTGGGATCTTGAGTCCAAAATTTCACTCTTTTTGTCGGAATGA
- the LOC132179794 gene encoding carbonic anhydrase 2-like isoform X3, translating to MATESYEEAIAKLTNLLSDKADLEGIAAAKIKQITAELEATDSMPSDPVERIKSGFLHFKKQNFEQNPVLYGELAKTQKPKFMVFACSDSRVCPSHILNFQPGEAFMVRNIANMVPPYDKNKYSGAGAAIEYAVLHLKVENILVIGHSCCGGIKGLMNIPDDGTTASEFIEQWVQICSPAKAKIKTDHSELSFTEQCTNCEKEAVNVSLGNLLTYPFVKDAVGKKTLALKGAHYDFVNGTFKLWDLESKISLFLSE from the exons ATGGCGACGGAGTCATACGAGGAGGCCATTGCAAAACTCACGAACCTTCTCAG TGACAAAGCTGACCTCGAGGGCATCGCCGCCGCAAAGATCAAACAGATAACGGCCGAGTTGGAGGCGACCGATTCGATGCCGTCAGATCCGGTCGAGAGGATCAAAAGCGGGTTCCTCCACTTCAAGAAACAGAATTTCGA ACAGAATCCTGTACTGTACGGTGAACTTGCCAAAACACAGAAGCCCAAG TTTATGGTATTTGCATGCTCAGACTCCCGTGTTTGCCCCTCCCATATCCTGAATTTCCAACCGGGGGAAGCCTTTATGGTACGAAACATTGCCAATATGGTCCCGCCATACGACAAG AACAAATACTCAGGCGCGGGAGCGGCCATTGAATATGCAGTTTTGCATCTGAAG gtggaaaatattttggtaattGGACACAGCTGTTGTGGTGGTATAAAGGGACTCATGAATATCCCGGACGATGGGACCACGGCCAG TGAATTCATTGAGCAATGGGTCCAAATCTGCTCGCCTGCAAAGGCCAAGATCAAGACAGATCACAGTGAGTTGAGCTTCACGGAGCAGTGCACCAACTGCGAGAAG GAGGCTGTGAATGTGTCACTGGGAAACTTACTGACGTATCCGTTTGTGAAAGATGCTGTGGGGAAGAAAACATTAGCTCTCAAGGGTGCACATTACGATTTTGTCAATGGAACGTTTAAGCTCTGGGATCTTGAGTCCAAAATTTCACTCTTTTTGTCGGAATGA
- the LOC132178755 gene encoding AMSH-like ubiquitin thioesterase 2 yields the protein MASIHSMDSRTSCSPLELHCATIKTASTCQRIIVHTVTLSSPSPIISCIESLPQGAHVSHIPVADSEHGHSKSSTESTTSQVLRDVHISPRLMEDFLELAKENTDKDLETCGNLGAFLERETLYVTTLIIPKQESTSSSCQAINEEEVFAIQNERSLLPVGWIHTHPSQKCFMSSVDLHTQYSYQVMVPEAFAIVMAPTDASRSYGIFRVSDPDGMGVLKECQENGFHPHKELADGSPLYEHCSYVYKNSNLRFEIFDLR from the exons ATGGCATCTATACACTCCATGGATTCTAGAACTAGTTGCTCCCCGCTTGAATTGCATTGTGCAACCATTAAGACAGCCAGCACATGTCAGCGTATTATCGTTCATACTGTTACTCTGTCATCTCCTTCTCCTATAATCTCTTGCATAGAGAGTTTGCCTCAAGGTGCACATGTTTCACATATTCCAGTGGCTGATTCAGAGCATGGACACTCAAAGTCATCTACTGAGTCAACCACATCTCAGGTCTTGCGAGATGTACATATA TCGCCACGGTTGATGGAGGATTTTCTTGAGCTTGCTAAAGAAAACACGGACAAGGATCTGGAAACCTGTGGAAATCTTGGCGCCTTTCTT GAAAGAGAAACATTGTACGTAACCACTCTGATCATACCCAAACAGGAATCGACTTCCAGTTCT TGTCAGGCTATAAACGAGGAGGAAGTTTTTGCCATTCAAAATGAGAGATCTCTTCTTCCTGTGGGTTGGATCCAT ACACATCCTTCCCAAAAATGTTTCATGTCATCAGTAGATTTGCACACTCAGTATTCGTATCAG GTAATGGTCCCTGAGGCTTTTGCCATTGTCATGGCTCCAACTGATGCATCAAG GAGCTATGGAATATTTCGGGTATCCGACCCGGATGGAATGGGTGTTCTGAAAGAGTGCCAAGAGAATGGATTTCATCCTCACAAAGAACTAGCAGATGGGAGTCCCCTTTATGAGCATTGCTCTTATGTctataaaaattcaaatctGAGGTTTGAAATCTTTGACTTGCGTTGA
- the LOC132178753 gene encoding uncharacterized protein LOC132178753, whose translation MQAGSVLALSPAFNLYPPASEYTELADKLSGDFGAKLKLEVFGCESGDMEDKEASKMEALDEKLVDGGENSEEEEDDEDEEEFSFACVNPDGSPISADDAFADGQIRPIFPLFNQDLLIADAYDGDSKPKEGSSSALRPPLRRFFVEERDHPPSSSTLESDELEESAPAGPFCEWSGKAELSKKSNSTGFSKIWRFRDLVRRSNSDGHDAFVFLNHSSANAKPSSEPTTEAKKNDGVEKKEKVGKVEVKRVVKGAKTASSAHEAHYVKNRAKREGDKRKSYLPYRVGFFTNVNGLSRNVHPF comes from the coding sequence ATGCAAGCGGGTTCAGTGTTGGCACTCTCTCCGGCCTTTAATCTCTATCCACCTGCGAGCGAATACACAGAGCTAGCGGATAAACTTAGCGGAGATTTCGGCGCAAAGCTTAAACTAGAGGTTTTTGGTTGCGAGTCTGGGGATATGGAAGATAAAGAAGCCTCTAAAATGGAAGCTTTGGATGAGAAATTAGTAGATGGAGGTGAAAACAGCGAAGAGGAGGAAGACgatgaagatgaggaggagTTCTCGTTTGCTTGCGTGAATCCCGACGGATCTCCGATTTCCGCAGACGACGCATTCGCCGACGGCCAGATCCGGCCGATATTCCCGCTCTTCAACCAAGATCTCCTTATCGCCGACGCCTACGACGGCGATTCGAAGCCTAAGGAGGGCTCCTCCTCGGCTCTCCGGCCGCCGCTGAGGAGGTTCTTCGTCGAAGAGCGCGATCATCCTCCGTCGTCGTCGACCTTGGAATCAGACGAGCTGGAGGAGAGCGCCCCCGCCGGGCCGTTCTGCGAGTGGTCCGGAAAGGCGGAGCTGAGCAAGAAGAGCAACTCCACGGGGTTTTCGAAGATCTGGAGGTTCCGGGACTTGGTTCGGCGGAGCAACAGCGACGGCCACGACGCCTTTGTGTTCCTGAACCATTCGTCGGCTAACGCAAAGCCAAGCAGCGAACCAACGACGGAGGCTAAGAAAAACGACGGCGttgagaagaaggagaaggtgGGAAAAGTGGAAGTGAAGAGGGTAGTGAAGGGTGCTAAAACGGCGTCGTCGGCGCACGAGGCGCACTACGTGAAGAATAGGGCCAAGAGGGAGGGAGATAAGCGGAAATCTTATTTGCCGTACAGAGTTGGATTTTTTACGAACGTGAACGGGTTAAGCAGGAATGTGCATCCCTTCTGA